From a single Brassica oleracea var. oleracea cultivar TO1000 chromosome C5, BOL, whole genome shotgun sequence genomic region:
- the LOC106292370 gene encoding putative F-box/kelch-repeat protein At1g32430 yields the protein MENKEKLPWELVEEILSRVPPKPVVRFRTVCKRWNALFDDNTFINNHKLTFRFILLTKAKVYSVSLNPEIEVSELTLDIPGLNNQKPNDLVDCNGLLLCGTKEGAVVCNPWSGQNRCIKAEVSQTSLEFRGIGYDGNRIGKKIVYKTLAFYLNNIRSSTSAWRIHDLATDKWKRVLKEVKGETRPQNVFIMHSTRVSFDFGSGKYLNFCGLPCVENDHSDALVLRVFRGDRFSLLKQCHVTKKIQIWVAKDKIDNGHSRDVKWMSFMEVSIPDLPYLVQTQSYHQPSYFIEDKWDGKSLVVCSCDVDGRAWIYVVGESKIISKTRLDSVVDLWPLHCTCFPSLVMVPGCQREHKEKKKKQNYVLIFLPLCFLFGCLGSLSCFLAK from the exons ATGGAAAACAAAGAGAAGCTTCCATGGGAGTTAGTAGAAGAGATCCTCTCTCGTGTCCCTCCCAAACCAGTTGTCCGATTCAGAACGGTTTGCAAACGATGGAACGCTCTCTTCGACGACAATACTTTCATCAACAACCACAAGTTGACGTTTCGATTCATTTTATTGACTAAAGCCAAGGTTTATTCGGTAAGCCTGAACCCCGAGATAGAGGTGAGTGAGTTAACCTTAGATATTCCCGGTTTAAACAATCAGAAACCTAATGACTTGGTCGATTGCAATGGGCTCTTGCTATGTGGCACGAAAGAAGGAGCTGTGGTTTGTAACCCGTGGTCAGGACAAAATAGATGCATCAAGGCCGAGGTTAGTCAAACTAGTTTAGAATTTCGTGGCATAGGGTATGATGGTAATAGGATAGGTAAGAAAATTGTTTATAAAACCCTTGCGTTTTATCTAAATAATATAAGAAGCTCTACCAGTGCATGGAGAATCCATGACCTTGCCACCGATAAGTGGAAACGAGTGTTGAAAGAAGTAAAAGGTGAAACACGGCCTCAAAATGTGTTCATTATGCACTCGACAAGAG TAAGCTTCGATTTTGGGAGCGGAAAATACCTCAACTTTTGTGGTCTACCGTGTGTGGAGAACGATCATAGCGATGCTCTTGTCCTTAGGGTTTTTAGGGGAGATCGGTTTTCGTTGTTAAAGCAGTGCCATGTAACAAAGAAGATTCAGATTTGGGTGGCCAAGGACAAGATTGATAATGGGCATAGTAGAGATGTGAAATGGATGAGTTTCATGGAAGTGTCAATCCCTGACTTGCCGTATTTAGTACAGACACAATCCTACCATCAGCCCAGTTACTTCATTGAGGATAAATGGGATGGTAAAAGCCTGGTCGTGTGTTCTTGCGATGTAGATGGCCGGGCTTGGATCTATGTTGTTGGGGAAAGCAAGATAATCAGTAAAACCCGATTGGATTCTGTAGTGGATCTTTGGCCTTTGCATTGTACCTGTTTTCCCAGTTTGGTCATGGTTCCTGGATGTCAAAGAGAACACAAAGAAAAGAAGAAAAAGCAGAATTACGTGTTAATATTTCTTCCGTTATGTTTTTTGTTTGGTTGTTTGGGAAGCTTAAGTTGCTTTTTAGCAAAATAA
- the LOC106293810 gene encoding 3-phosphoinositide-dependent protein kinase 2-like codes for MTMEDEFDSKLSLQGNASNVEGSISRSKSFAFKAPQENFTVQDFELDKIYGVGSYSKVVRATKKKDGGVYALKIMDKKFITKENKTAYVKLERIVLDQLDHPGIVKLFFTFQDNFSLYMALESCEGGELFDQITRKGCLSEDEARFYGAEVVDALEYIHTMGLIHRDIKPENLLLTSDGHIKIADFGSVKPMQDSQITLLPNAASDDKACTFVGTAAYVPPEVLNSSPATFGNDLWALGCTLYQMLSGTSPFKDASEWLIFQRIIARDLKFPNHFSEAARDLIDRLLDTDPSRRPGAGPEGYASLKRHPFFKGVDWKKPRSQTPPKLAPDPSSQSASPERDGSPWNPTHVGDASAMQNNGPSSTSESSGSITRLASIDSFDSRWQQFLEPGESVIMLSAVKKLRKITSKKVQLILTNKPRLIYVDPSKLVAKGNIIWSDNSSDLNVQISSPSHFKICTPKKVLSIEDSKQRALQWRKAIETLQNR; via the exons ATGACAATGGAGGATGAATTTGATTCAAAGCTTTCCCTTCAAGGGAATGCATCAAATGTTGAAGGCAGCATATCAAGAAGCAAGAGCTTCGCATTCAAGGCTCCTCAAGAGAATTTCACCGTCCAAGATTTCGAGCTCGACAAGATCTATGGCGTTGGCTCTTATTCAAAG GTTGTTAGGGCGACGAAGAAGAAGGATGGAGGCGTGTACGCGTTGAAGATCATGGACAAAAAGTTTATAACCAAGGAGAATAAAACAGCTTATGTCAAGCTTGAGAGGATTGTTCTTGATCAACTCGACCATCCTGGGATTGTCAAACTCTTCTTTACATTTCAAGATAACTTCTCTCTAT ACATGGCGCTTGAATCTTGTGAAGGTGGGGAGCTTTTTGACCAAATCACCCGA AAAGGTTGTCTATCAGAGGATGAAGCTCGGTTCTATGGTGCAGAAGTTGTGGATGCTCTTGAGTATATACATACTATGGGACTGATACATAGAGATATTAAG CCGGAGAATCTGTTGCTGACTTCAGATGGACACATTAAGATTGCTGATTTTGGTAGTGTAAAGCCTATGCAAGACAGCCAGATCACTCTACTTCCTAATGCAGCTTCCG ATGATAAGGCCTGCACTTTTGTCGGTACGGCTGCATATGTTCCTCCTGAAGTTCTCAACTCCTCTCCAGCAACTTTCGG AAACGATCTCTGGGCACTGGGCTGCACTCTGTACCAAATGCTATCAGGAACATCTCCATTCAAAGATGCAAGTGAATGGCTGATTTTCCAAAGAATTATAGCTAGAGACTTAAAGTTCCCAAATCATTTCTCAGAAGCAGCAAGAGACCTCATCGACCGGTTGCTG GATACAGATCCTAGTAGAAGACCAGGAGCTGGGCCAGAAGGTTATGCTTCTCTCAAGAGACATCCTTTCTTCAAAGGAGTTGATTGGAAAAAACCAAGATCACAAACTCCTCCCAAACTAGCTCCAGATCCTTCG TCTCAGTCAGCATCTCCTGAGAGAGACGGTTCTCCATGGAATCCAACACATGTTGGAGATGCCTCAGCCATGCAGAACAATGGTCCCTCTTCAACTTCTGAATCCTCTGGTTCCATAACAAGGCTTGCCTCCATAGACTCATTTGATTCGAGATG GCAACAGTTTCTTGAACCGGGAGAATCGGTTATAATGTTATCAGCAGTGAAGAAGCTACGGAAAATCACGAGTAAGAAAGTGCAGCTGATACTCACCAACAAACCGAGACTGATCTACGTTGATCCATCAAAGCTTGTTGCCAAAGGGAACATCATCTGGTCTGATAACTCCAGTGACCTCAACGTTCAAATCTCAAGTCCTTCCCATTTCAAGATTTGCACA CCGAAGAAGGTTCTATCGATTGAAGACTCGAAACAACGAGCTTTGCAGTGGAGAAAGGCAATTGAAACTCTTCAAAACCGTTGA
- the LOC106293939 gene encoding putative F-box protein At1g47390, whose amino-acid sequence MANQEKLPWDLTEEILSCVPPESLVRFRTVSKQWNALLSDKTFIKKHKTKMTYRFILATKSKIYSVSVNPKIEVHDLTLDIPALEPHELPRRLMDCDGLLLCDMGKRGMVSNPWLRQTRWVEHEGNHSSFEFCGIGYDDDNGYKTLGTHRTELDPTKTFWKTLDFSSDAWKEQRGVMKSSTSSTTEDAVIAFYSTSGVSLNGTWYRVASYNETKYSYFIVNFDFTKETFNQLCDLPCEDNKHEDALVLRVFMGDRFSLLKQSHLTKKIQIWVTKNKIHKRGGRDVEWMNFMEVSIPNLPDLVQPSYFINDKTLVVCSCDKDGQAWIYVVENNNLISKTKIDLVADNFWPSHCSFIPSLVSVPGVKKEEPE is encoded by the coding sequence ATGGCTAACCAGGAGAAGCTTCCGTGGGATTTGACTGAAGAGATCCTCTCTTGTGTCCCTCCTGAATCTCTTGTCCGGTTCAGAACCGTCTCCAAACAATGGAACGCTCTTTTAAGCGACAAGACGTTCATAAAAAAACACAAGACCAAGATGACGTATCGATTCATCTTAGCAACCAAATCCAAGATTTATTCGGTAAGCGTCAATCCAAAGATCGAGGTGCATGACTTGACGTTAGATATTCCTGCTTTAGAACCTCATGAGTTACCTAGACGCTTGATGGATTGCGATGGGCTTTTGCTATGTGACATGGGTAAAAGAGGCATGGTTTCGAACCCATGGTTAAGACAGACTAGATGGGTCGAGCACGAGGGTAACCATAGTAGTTTTGAATTCTGTGGCATAGGTTATGATGATGATAATGGTTACAAGACCCTTGGGACTCATCGGACGGAACTAGATCCTACAAAGACATTTTGGAAAACCCTTGATTTTTCATCCGATGCATGGAAGGAACAAAGAGGTGTGATGAAGTCTAGTACTAGTAGTACTACTGAGGATGCTGTAATTGCTTTTTACAGTACCAGTGGTGTGTCTTTGAATGGAACTTGGTATCGTGTTGCTTCTTATAACGAAACCAAGTACTCGTACTTCATAGTTAACTTCGATTTTACTAAGGAAACATTCAACCAATTGTGTGATCTGCCATGTGAGGATAACAAGCATGAGGATGCTCTTGTTCTTAGGGTATTTATGGGAGATCGGTTTTCGTTGTTAAAGCAATCCCATCTAACAAAGAAGATTCAGATTTGGGTGACCAAGAACAAGATTCATAAACGGGGTGGTAGAGATGTGGAATGGATGAATTTCATGGAAGTGTCAATTCCTAACTTGCCGGATTTGGTACAGCCAAGTTACTTCATCAACGATAAAACACTTGTAGTGTGTTCTTGCGACAAAGATGGTCAAGCTTGGATCTATGTTGTGGAGAACAATAACTTGATCAGTAAAACCAAAATAGATCTTGTTGCCGATAATTTTTGGCCTTCGCATTGCTCTTTTATTCCCAGCTTGGTCTCGGTTCCTGGAGTAAAAAAAGAAGAACCAGAATGA
- the LOC106343906 gene encoding cytochrome P450 77A4: MSLLSFPLTSFNISPSLFFTIISTLVSAFVILFLTRKSSNSKRVNLPPGPPGWPVVGNLFQFARSGKQFYEYADDLREKYGPIYTLRMGSRTMIIISDATLAHDVLIQRGPMFATRPKENPTRTIFSSNTFTVNASVYGPVWRSLRRNMVQNMLSSTRFKEFWSLRRSAMDKLADRIKSEAGENNGLVWVLRNARFAAFCILLEMCFGIEMDEESILKMDAMMKKVLITIDPRLDDYLPILAPFYSKERRRALEVRREQVELVVGFIERRRRALRNPGTDKTATSFSYLDTLFDLKIEGRKTTPSNEELVTLCSEFLNGGTDTTGTAIEWGIAQLIANPEIQSRLYDEIKSTVGDRAVEEKDVEKMVFLQAFVKEILRKHPPTYFTLTHTVTEPTTVAGYDVPAGINVEFYLPGINEDPKIWSNPKKFDPDRFVSGKEDADITGVTGVKMMPFGVGRRICPGLSMATVHVHLMLAKMVQEFEWSAYPAGSEIDFAGKLEFTVVMMKPLRAMVKPRV; this comes from the coding sequence ATGTCTCTCCTTTCGTTTCCTCTCACTTCCTTCAACATCTCTCCTTCACTCTTCTTCACTATCATCAGCACTCTCGTATCAGCTTTCGTTATACTGTTCCTCACGCGCAAGAGTTCTAACTCTAAGCGCGTGAACCTCCCTCCGGGTCCTCCCGGCTGGCCCGTAGTCGGAAACCTCTTCCAATTCGCGCGCTCCGGGAAGCAGTTCTACGAGTACGCCGATGATCTGAGGGAGAAGTACGGTCCCATCTACACGCTGAGGATGGGGAGCCGAACCATGATCATCATCTCCGACGCGACTCTGGCCCACGATGTTCTAATTCAGCGTGGGCCCATGTTCGCGACCCGGCCCAAAGAGAATCCAACACGGACAATCTTCAGCTCCAACACTTTCACAGTCAACGCTTCCGTGTACGGCCCCGTGTGGCGATCACTCAGACGTAACATGGTGCAGAACATGCTGAGCTCGACCCGGTTCAAAGAGTTCTGGTCGCTGAGACGATCCGCCATGGATAAGCTCGCGGACAGGATCAAATCAGAGGCCGGTGAAAATAACGGACTCGTCTGGGTCCTACGAAACGCGAGATTCGCTGCGTTTTGTATTCTGTTAGAGATGTGTTTCGGAATCGAAATGGACGAGGAATCGATTTTAAAAATGGATGCGATGATGAAGAAGGTGTTGATCACGATCGATCCGCGGCTGGACGATTACCTCCCGATCCTTGCTCCGTTTTACTCCAAGGAGAGGAGACGAGCTCTCGAGGTTCGCCGCGAGCAGGTCGAGCTCGTCGTCGGGTTCATCGAGAGACGACGGAGAGCGCTTCGGAATCCGGGAACGGACAAAACGGCGACGTCTTTCTCCTACTTAGATACGCTCTTCGACTTAAAAATCGAAGGGCGTAAAACGACGCCGTCTAACGAAGAGCTCGTGACGTTATGTTCGGAGTTTCTCAACGGCGGGACGGATACGACGGGGACTGCGATAGAGTGGGGAATCGCGCAGCTGATCGCGAATCCTGAGATTCAATCTCGTCTCTACGATGAGATTAAATCGACGGTGGGGGATCGTGCGGTTGAGGAAAAAGACGTGGAGAAAATGGTGTTTCTACAAGCCTTCGTCAAGGAGATTCTCCGGAAACATCCACCGACGTACTTCACGCTGACTCACACGGTGACGGAGCCGACGACGGTAGCCGGGTACGATGTTCCCGCCGGAATCAACGTCGAGTTCTATCTCCCGGGAATAAACGAAGATCCGAAGATTTGGTCTAACCCGAAGAAATTCGATCCGGACCGGTTTGTTTCGGGTAAAGAGGATGCGGATATAACCGGGGTAACCGGAGTGAAGATGATGCCGTTCGGTGTAGGCCGTCGGATCTGCCCCGGTTTATCGATGGCGACCGTACACGTGCACTTGATGCTTGCGAAGATGGTACAGGAGTTTGAATGGAGCGCGTATCCGGCGGGAAGCGAGATTGATTTCGCGGGAAAATTGGAGTTCACGGTGGTTATGATGAAACCGTTGAGAGCCATGGTTAAACCAAGGGTTTAA